Within Romboutsia sp. CE17, the genomic segment AAATTAAAGAGGTTATGAAGTTTTCAGGCCCTAGATTACTTTTTTATAATCCTGTAGAAGTTATAAAGCATATACTTGAAAAATAGAATAGACTATAAGAGATAAATGGTGAATATTATTTTGAAATAAAAGTAATATTCACCATTTATTATTTAAAAAATTATTTATTTAATATGAATTTATTAATGACATTAGCAACTCCGTGATCATTGTTGCTAGTAGTTATAAAGTCTGCTATATCTTTTATGCTTTCACGTGCATTTGCCATAGCAACTCCAAGACCTGCATATTTAATCATATGCTGATCATTTTCTTCATCCCCAACAGCAATGGCTTTTTCTATAGGGATGTCTATACTTTTACATAAAGATTTAAGAGCATTTCCTTTATTAGCATCTTTATTTAAAAATTCTAAGAAGAAAGGTGCAGACCTAACTATAGTATATTTATCATAAAAATAATCAGGTATATTTTTCATTATAAGCTCAAGCTTTTCAGGATTATCAGTAATCATTACCTTACAGAATTTAATATTGTCATTTATATGTTCTATAGGAATATGTTCTATAGGAATTTGATTGATTTTAGCTTCTAGTTTAGTGTATTCACCAGGTGTTTCATTTGGAGTAACTAGACTAGTAGGAGTATTTATATGAATAAAAGTATCATGTTTTTTGTATATTTCATTATAAATTAAATTAAAATCATCAAATTTCATTTCTAAATTACATAAAACTTTTTTACTTTTTACTTCCTGAACAACAGCTCCATTAAAACAAATCACATAATCTCCGTCATCTGTAAGGTTTAGTTCTTGTAAAAGAGGAGTTACCCCTGGTAAAGGTCTACCTGTAGATAAAACAACTTTAGTACCTTGTTTTTTCGCTTCTTGTATAGAATTGAAAACTTCAGGTGTTATTTTTTTTTCAGTATTTAATAAAGTTCCATCAATATCTAATGCAATTAGTTTATACATACTACCTCCAAATAATATATATTTATTATAATTTAGATTATATCAATATATATATAAATTGTGTGTAGAAAATATTTATTATATTGTATAATTTAATTATGAAACTATGGAATAAAAGGAGATAAAAAATGAAATTTTCAGAATTTGAATATAAAAGACCAAATTATAATGAGATAAAAGAAGTATTTAAAGAAAAAGTAAGTAATATAGAAAAATCTTTTACATATGAAGAACAAAAAAAGCATATAGATGATTTAAATGTAATTAGAAATAATATAGAAAGCATGTCTACCATAGCATCTATAAGACATAGCATAAACACTGAAGATGAAATTTATGATAAAGAAAATATTTACTGGGATGAATACTCACCATTATTTGAAGAGTTAAACTCTTTATTTTATAAAGCTATAGTAAATTCTAAATTTAAAAAAGATATTATTAGTGATTATGGAAGACAATTTTACAAAATAGTTGAATATTCATTAAAGTCATTTTCTAGTGAAATTATACAAGAGTTACAAGAGGAAAATAAACTTTGTTCAGAATATACAAAACTATTGTCAACTGCAAAAATTAATTTTGAAGGGGAGGAAAGGAATTTATCAGGTCTAGGTTCATTTATGCTTTCAAAGGATAGAAGTATGAGAGAAAAAGCATCAAAAGCTTATTATGGATATTTTGAAGATAATGAAGATAAATTTGATGAAGTTTTTGATAAACTTGTTAAAGTTAGAAGTAAAATAGCTGATAAATTAGGCTTTAAAAACTTTGTTGAAGTTGGATATATAAGAATGATGAGAACTGATTATAATTCAGACATGGTATCTAACTTTAGAAAGCAAGTTTTAAATTATATAGTACCCTTAGCAAATGAGCTTTATAATAGACAAGAAAAAAGACTTAATTTAGATAAGTTGACTTATATAGATGAGAATTTTGAATTTATGAGTGGGAATGCAGTTCCAAAAGGATCACCTGAGTATATTATTGAAAATGGTAAAAAAATGTACTCTGAATTATCAAAAGAAACTAAAGAATTTTTTGAGTTTATGCTAGAAAATGAATTGATGGACTTAGTAACTAAGAAAGGTAAGGCTGCAGGAGGATATTGTACATATATACCTAATTATAAATCTCCATTTATATTTTCAAACTTTAATCAAACTTCTGATGATATAGATGTTCTTACTCATGAAGCTGGTCATGCATTTCAATTATATATGTCTAGAGATATAGAAATGCCAGAAATAAATTTCCCTACTTTTGAGAGTTGTGAAATTCACTCAATGAGTATGGAGTTTATAACATGGCCATGGATGGAGTTATTTTTTAAAGAAGATACTGAGAAGTATAAATTTACTCATATGTCAGCTGCAATTAAATTTATACCATATGGGGTATTAGTTGATGAATTTCAACATTATATATACGAAAATCCTAATATGGATAAGAATGAAAGAAAAAGTATTTGGAGAAAGTTAGAAAAAAAATATTTACCTCATAAAAATTATGAAGGATGTGATTTCTTAGAAAGAGGAACTTGGTGGTTTAAACAAGGTCATATATTTAAGAATCCATTCTACTATATAGACTATACTCTAGCACAAATATGTTCTCTTCAATTTTGGAAAAAAATAAGGGAAAATAAAGATGAGACTTGGAATGATTACTTAAATATATGTAAAGTAGGGGGGAGAAAATCATTCTTAGAAATAGTGGAAATAGGTAACTTAAAATCTCCATTTGAAGATGGTTGTGTAGAAAGTGTAATCAATAATATACAAGACTGGCTAAATAGTGTAGATGATACTAGATTATAATATATTAGGGGTAGGAAGGGTTTTAAAGGGAAAGAGATATGAAAGAAATATATGATTTAATAATTTTAGGAGGAGGGCCAGCAGGCCTTTCTTCTGGTATATATGCTTCTAGATCAAAACTTAATACTTTAATAATAGAAAAAAAGAAAAATGGTGGATCTATAGTAAACACATATGATATTGAAAACTATCCAGGAGCCATAGATGGGGAAACAGGAATAAGCTTGATTAGTAGAATGAAAAATCAATGTATAGAATTTGGATGTAAATTTGTGCAAGATGAGATAGTAAGTGTTGAATTAGAATCAAAAATAAAGTCATTAAGAGGTAAATGTTTTCAGTACAAGTGTAAGTCTTTAATAATAGCAACTGGATCAAAACCTAAGGAATTAAATATAGACAATGAAAAAGAATTTATAGGTAAAGGGATATCTTACTGCTCTATATGTGATGGTCATTTATTTGAAAGTTTAGATATTGTTTTAATAGGTTCGGGAGAAAGTGCTGCCAAGGAAGGGTTATATTTAACTAAATATGCTAATAAGGTTAATATAGTTTCTAGGAGTAATGACTTAAAATGCTCTAAGCTAATGAAAGAAAAGTTAGATAATAATATTAAAATTAATATGTTTTTTAATAAAATTGTTAGTGAATTAAATGGAGATGGAATTTTAGAAAAAATAGTTTTTAAAGATATAAATACTAATGAATATATTGAATTTGAAGCAAAAGAAGAAGATGGTGTAATAGGTCTATTTATATTTATAGGTCTTAATCCAGAAACAAAAATATTTGAAGGAATACTTAATATAGATGATAATGGATATATAGTTACTGACGAAAGTATGAAAACCAATATACAGGGTGTTTTTGCTGCGGGAGATTGTAGATATAAAAAATTAAGACAGGTTGTAACGGCGACCAGTGATGGTGCAATAGCATCCATGTCAGCAGAAGAGTATATAAAGGAGATATTTGTGTAGATTTTAATGGAGGTTTATATGGTAACTGTAGATAAAAATACTTTTGAGAATGAGGTTTTAAGCTATAAAGGTACAGTTGTAGTAGAATTTTGGAGCCAAATGTGTGAACCTTGTAAAGAACTTTTACCGGTTATAGAAAAACTAGATGAAAAATATGGACATAGAATAAAATTTTGTGAGATAGATACAAAAAAAGCTACACGATTAGCCATAAAAGAAAAAATCATTGGCCTTCCAGCAATTGCAGTTTATCAAAATGGAGAGAAAATTGATGAAATTATAAAAGAAAAAGCTACAAAAGAGAATATAGAAGAAATGATAAAAAAATATATATAGTATATAGAGATGTATGTTTATGTTGAATTAAATAAAAATATAATATATAATATAAGAAAATTGAATATATTTCCTGTATATTTTTGATGATAGGGTTCAAATGTTTCTACCAAGCTACCGTAAATTGCTTGACTACAGGAGTTTAAAATATAATTACTTAAGAAAATCTACATATAAATAAAGTTAAGTATAAGTATAAAATTAGATTTGATAAGCGTAATAGATTAAAAACTCCTGTCTAAAATTAGGCAGGAGTTTTTTACAAATTTTTATATCTAGGAGGAGAATTGCATGAAGTTATTACAAGAAAAAATATTAAATGAAGGTAGTATATCTGGTAAAGATATACTTAAGGTTGATAGTTTCTTAAATCATCAACTAGATGTAGCTTTTTTAAATGAGATAGGTAAAGAGTTTAAAAATAGATTTGAAGATAAGAAGATCGATAAAATTCTAACTATAGAAGCCTCAGGAATAGCTATAGCATCAATTGCATCTCAGCATTTTGGTAATGTACCTGTAGTATTTGCTAAAAAAGTGGAATCTAAGAATTTAGATAAAGATGTATATGAAACTAAGGTATACTCATTTACTAAAGGTAAAGAGTATAGTGTAAAGGTATCAAAAAGATACTTAAATGAAGGTGAAAACATACTAGTGATAGATGACTTCTTAGCTAATGGAAGGGCAGCTTTAGGTCTTAAAGATCTAGTAGAACAAGCTAATGCTAATTTAGCTGGTATAGGAATTGTAATAGAGAAAGGATTCCAAGAAGGAAGAGATCTTTTAGAAGAAGCTGGAGTTAATTTACAATCTTTAGCAATAATAGACTCTATAGAAGATGGAACTATAAAATTTAGATAAATTATTATATAAACTTGGATGAAATTATATACATCCGAGTTTTTTATTTATAAAAAAAGATAATTTATTTTCAGTGTTAAAATTTTATTTATATACTAATTTTTAGGAAAAAATGCTATACTATTTAAAAACTAATAATATTTTGTCTATTACTTATATTAATATTATAAATATTATATATAAGTAATAGACAAAATATAAATAATGTTGATTAAAATTTATTATGTTGAATTCAAAGAATTTAATTAGTTTCATAGGAGGTATATAAATGAAATTTTTTATAGATACAGCTAATGTTGAAGAAATAAAGCAAGCCAATGAATTAGGTGTAATATGCGGAGTAACTACAAATCCATCATTAATAGTTAAAGAAGGTAGAGACTTTATTGAAGTTATAAAAGAGATTTCTTCTATAGTAGATGGACCAATAAGTGCAGAAGTAATAAGCTTAGACCACGAAGGTATGGTAAAAGAAGCTGAAAAGTTATGCAAAATACACAAGAATATAGTGATAAAAATACCAATGACAGAAGAAGGTTTAAAAGCCGTAAATATACTATCTAAAAAAGGAATAAAAACAAATGTTACATTAATATTCTCAGCAGCTCAAGCGTTATTAGCATCTAGAGCAGGTGCTACATATGTAAGTCCTTTTGTTGGAAGACTAGATGATATTGGTAAGGATGGTATAGAATTAATAGCAGAAATAGCAGAAATATTTGATGTAAATGCAATAGAAACTGAAATAATAGTTGCAAGCGTAAGAAATCCTATACATGTACTACAAGCAGCTAAAATAGGAGCTCATATAGCTACAGTTCCATTTAAAGTTATAAAACAAATGTTATTACACCCTTTAACAGATAAAGGTATAGCACAGTTTATGAAAGACTGGGAAGGATCGGAGCTAAAACTATAATTAAACTAAATTTAGTATTTTAAAAGGCTAATCTACAATTAATAGATTAGCCTTTTAATTTTTACTCTAGAAAGTAATATAGATTATTTATAATTCATTTCCTTATCTAATTTATTTTTATATTTGCTTTATGTTTAAGTCTTGGTCATAGAAAATAAAATTTATTGTTCATAATTATAAAAAATAATCATATAAAAATAAAGAATGAAATTAGATACTTAAAATATTAAAACTTATAAATAGAATAGGATTTGAACAGTGTGATCTATTAATGGAAAAATCAACGTTACTATAATTGAATAAAAAAGTGAAAATAAGTCATAATCTAAAAATAAGAATGTGAATCTAAGAAAAATAAAAATATGTATTAAATTAATATTTGTTACTTATTTGTAATCATAAGTAACAGAGATGTAACTGTTATTTAATCATTTCCAGTGGTAATATTAAAGTATAGAAAAACAAAGGAATTATACAAAAATTTATAAAAATAAGTAATAATTATTTAGTAGAAGAGGGTGTATATTATGAAAAAAGGAATCATAGCATTATCTATTTTATGTACAGGTTTATTATTATTAGACCCATTAAAAAATATAAGTTTTGCAAGTAAGGATGAAAATTTAGAAGATAAAATTAATTCAAATGTTGTTACTAATATAGAAGAAAATAACGATAAAACAAATAATGAAAATAATAAAGAAGAAAATATATACTATGAAAATGATGATAATATATCAAATGAAAAAGAAGAAGTAAGTGAATCAAAAGTTGAAAAAGAAAATATAGAAAAAGATATTTACGAAGAAAATAAAAAAGAGGATGTAAAAGTTTTTGAAGAAAATGAATATATAGAAACTTCTAAAGAAGATAAAGAAGTTGAATACAATGCAGTTTTAGATAAAGATGAAGCTGAAAGTATATTAAAAGGAATAAATCCAGAATTAGAATATATATATCAAGGAGATGAAAATAATTTTTCTGCATTAAAAGAAAAAAATCTTACAGGATATGTGTTTTTACCAGATGTAGAAACTGATATTGGTTATTTTATAGATAAAACTAATTCAAATGTATATTTCTTCCATCCAAGTGGATATTTAGAATTAGTAAAGTAGATTAAAAAACAAGCAACTATGCTTGTTTTTTTTTATTGTAAGGAATTTGTAAGAATTATATAAACTTTTTATTAACAATTATTTATTACAATATTGTTAGAAAGGGAAAAAGGGGTAAATATATTGTATAATAATTATGAAGGAACTTTAAAATAGTGATGGATTTTATAAGTAAGGAAGGTAAAATATGCATAATATACTAATTGTTGATGATGATAAAGAAATAGTTGATTCTATAAGTATATATCTTAAAAATGAAGGATATAACATCTTTAAAGCTTATGATGGTATGCAAGCTTTAGATACAATTATGAATGAAGAAATACATCTAATATTGATGGATATAATGATGCCAAAATTAGATGGAATAAATGCAACTGTTAAAATTAGAGAAGAGAAAAATATACCTATTATATTAGTATCAGCAAAAAGTGAAGATACAGATAAGATAATAGGCTTAAATATAGGTGCAGATGATTATATAACAAAACCATTTAATTTACTTGAACTTGTTGCTAGGGTTAAATCAAATTTGAGAAGATATATTAATTTAGGAAACTATACTAGTGAAAATACTTTTAGTAAAGAAGTAATAAAAAGTGGAGGTCTTGAACTTAATATTTATACTAAAGAAGTAAGGGTCGATGGAGAGATGATAAAAGTAACTCCTATTGAATACAAAATATTAGAATTACTATTATCTAATAAAGGAAGAGTATTCTCTATTGACGAAATATATGAGAGAGTATGGAAAGAAGAGAGTTTTAATGTTGAAAATACCGTAGCGGTTCATGTAAGAAGGATAAGAGAAAAAATTGAGATAAATCCTAGAGAACCAAAATATTTAAAAGTTGTGTGGGGAGTTGGATATAAAATTGAAAAACTATAGTTGGAAGATAATTAAAAGTAGAAGTTTAATATTTAATTGTATATTAATACTATCTTTATATATAATAGCGCAGGTTGCAGGTATATTACTCTGTTATAAATTTTTTAGCGAGAATGTACTAGCTACAATTTCAATAATGATATTATCAAATTTAATACTATACAGGATATTAGTTATAGAAAATAACTAGAAGAGGTGACTGAATGAAGAAAAATAAAAATATAAAGTGCACCTTCTTAATGATAGCAATTATATCTTTATCATTATTAATAACTTCAGCTATTATTGTATCAAGAGCAGGAGATAACAGTTTAAGGACAAGCTATATCAATAAAGATGAATGGAGCTTTATAGAAACAGATTTTTATAAAAGTTATAGGTTTGATGAGATTATTTTACCAAATATTCTTAAGGCAATTGAAGTAGAGTTGTATGGTGAAAATGATGAATCAAATGACATATATTATTATACAAAAGAGGATTTATCTAATATAAAATATATAGGAGTAGATAAAAATACAGGAAAGTATATTACTAACACATCTTATAATAATATTAAAGACTTTGAAAAAAATATAGATGGATATGTAAATATAAGTTTTAATAAAACTGAAGATACTTATATAAAAGAGGTTGGAAATAAAGAAAATAAAATAAATACAAATTATTATTATGGTTATATTCCTGATATAAATAAAAATATGGAATTATGCTTATCAATTCCTAAAAACTTAGAAAATACAGGTGTAGTTTATTCTGAATATGATTATTATAATACAGAAATTAAAGTTATAAAGGCCTATGTATTTGTTGCTATACTATCAGCTATTGTTTTTATAGCTTCTACTATTTTATATAAATTTACAAAAGGAGAAGCTATAAAAAAAGATAGTAAAATACTGAAATTATATAATAAAATTCCAGTAGAGGTATTAATAATAGTTTTATTGTTTTTATTATGTGGTATGTGGGATTGGAGTAGTTATGGCTATATGGATACTTTTGTAGTATTTTTACTTGAATTCTCAACATTTATTTGGATAATATCAATTGTACTATTTATTAAAAAAATAAAATACTTAGACCATAAAATAGAAATCATAAAATCAAGTATATTGCTAACGTCTATTCTAAGAATAAGAGAAACTATAGCTGAAAGTTTAAAAGCAAGCAAAAAAATACTTTTAATTAAGAGAATATTTTTTATCGGCGTATGCTGTATTGCTATGAATATATTATCCTATATATTATTTGGTGGTTTAAGTCTTATAGTTTCTTGCTTGATTATAGCTGGATTTACTTCATATATATTAAAAAGACTAGCTTATTTAAGTGAAATTATAGAAGGAGCAGAAAAAATAAAATCAGGAAATCTAGATTATAAAATACCGGTTAGATCTAATGATAATTTTACTGCATTAGCAGAGAATATAAATAATATTGGTCAAGGTCTTGAAAAGTCAATAGAAGGAGCCTTGAAAAGTGAGAGAATGAAAGCGGAACTTATAACTAATGTTTCCCATGACTTAAAAACACCTTTAACTTCTATAATTAATTACGTACAGTTAATTAAGAAAGATGATAATATAGAGCCAGAATATATAAAAGATTATATAAAGGTACTGGATTTGAAATCTAGAAGACTTAAAATTTTAATAGAAGATTTATTTGAAGCTAGTAAAGCTAGTAGTGGAAATATAGAACTTAATATGGAAAAGATAGAACTTAGACAGTTATTAAGACAATGTATAGGAGAAATGGAAGAAAAGCTACTTGAGACAAGGCTAGAAATAAAATTAAATATGCCTGATAATAATGTATATATATATGCTGATGGAAGAAGGATGTTTAGAGTTCTAGAAAATCTCCTATCAAATATAATTAAGTATTCTTTAAATGGAACTAGGGTGTATATTGACTTAAGTGTTAATGATGGTAAGGTACTATTAATCATGAAGAATATATCATCATATGAACTAAATTTTGATCCAGTAGAAATAATGGAAAGATTTAAAAGAGCCGATAAATCTAGAAATACAGAAGGTAGTGGACTAGGTCTTGCCATAGCAAAAGACTTAGTTAGTTTGCAAGGTGGAATATTTAATATAGAAATAGATGGAGATTTATTTAAATCCATATTAGAATTTAATGAAATGAATTAAAAAAACTAAGATGTGTTTTATGAAACACATCTTAGTTTTTTTATAAAAGTTATTATTTAGATAATATAGCAGAGGCTCTATATTGAGATGGTGTTTGTTTTGTAAATTTTTTAAATATTATACTAAAGTATGTTTGGTTATTAAAACCAACTGAAAATGCAACTTCTAATAGACTTAAATTAGTATTACTTAAAAGCTCTTTACTTTTTTCTACTCTAAAATTATTTAAAAAGTATGAAAAAGTATTTCCTGTATACTTTTTAAATAAACTGCAAAAATAGCACTTATTTATTTCTAACTCTTCACATATAGAATCTATTGAAATATCATTTTTATAATTTGAATGGACATATCCAATAGCCTTACGTATGTAAGGGCTCATTATAGGATTTGGAGTACTTTGTTTAAGTTTATCCTCATATATATTTAAGATTAGATTACAAAGATAGTTAGAACAATTTAATGGTCTATATGTAATATCTTGATTTATTAAATTCGTAAGGATATTAGTTCTAAATGGGCCTATAATAAAGTATCCAGCTTTTTTATTATACCTAGACATATCTACTATTTTATAATTAATGTCATTACTCAAACTTAAATGGAGATTTATTACTTTATCTTCATTTTTTTTTATTTCTAAATTTATTTTGTCAAAAGGATAAATCCTGTCAAAATAATCCGTATATCCAACTTTACATATATCCTCAAACTCAGAGCTTATTAGTTTTATTGGAACGTTGCAACAGTCATAAAAATCCTTTAATAATATATACTCAAAGTTCATGTTCAACTCCTAAAATTTATTTTAAGTTATTTAAATATATTAATAAATTAGAAATATATTTAAAAATATTTCTCAGGTTTTAATATATACTAACAATAGTTAATGAAAATCAATATCACTTAATAAATAATACAAGGAATAATAATAAAAGTCAATATATAAACAGGCTTAAGATAATTGGAGGGAATACATGATATTTAGAAAGAAAGCATTAAAAACAACAGCAGCGGCAATTGCAATGTTTTCAATGGTAGTTACGGGATCAATGAGTTATGTTCATGCAGATGGTAATTTAAATGGGGGCAGTATTGCTGTAGAAAGAGCATTAGAAGATAATTCTTATACAGTAAAAAATAAAATAGAGTATGTAAAAGATGGAGAAATAATAACTTCTGGACATGGATATCAGTCTTTAAGAGATGCACTTTCAGAAAACACTGTAATAGAAGTTAAAAATAATAAAATATACATGACACTTGAATTTACTGAATCTAACTATACGCTTATAGATAATATAGTAATAACAGTAGATGGAACTGATTATAAATT encodes:
- the yidA gene encoding sugar-phosphatase is translated as MYKLIALDIDGTLLNTEKKITPEVFNSIQEAKKQGTKVVLSTGRPLPGVTPLLQELNLTDDGDYVICFNGAVVQEVKSKKVLCNLEMKFDDFNLIYNEIYKKHDTFIHINTPTSLVTPNETPGEYTKLEAKINQIPIEHIPIEHINDNIKFCKVMITDNPEKLELIMKNIPDYFYDKYTIVRSAPFFLEFLNKDANKGNALKSLCKSIDIPIEKAIAVGDEENDQHMIKYAGLGVAMANARESIKDIADFITTSNNDHGVANVINKFILNK
- a CDS encoding M3 family oligoendopeptidase, coding for MKFSEFEYKRPNYNEIKEVFKEKVSNIEKSFTYEEQKKHIDDLNVIRNNIESMSTIASIRHSINTEDEIYDKENIYWDEYSPLFEELNSLFYKAIVNSKFKKDIISDYGRQFYKIVEYSLKSFSSEIIQELQEENKLCSEYTKLLSTAKINFEGEERNLSGLGSFMLSKDRSMREKASKAYYGYFEDNEDKFDEVFDKLVKVRSKIADKLGFKNFVEVGYIRMMRTDYNSDMVSNFRKQVLNYIVPLANELYNRQEKRLNLDKLTYIDENFEFMSGNAVPKGSPEYIIENGKKMYSELSKETKEFFEFMLENELMDLVTKKGKAAGGYCTYIPNYKSPFIFSNFNQTSDDIDVLTHEAGHAFQLYMSRDIEMPEINFPTFESCEIHSMSMEFITWPWMELFFKEDTEKYKFTHMSAAIKFIPYGVLVDEFQHYIYENPNMDKNERKSIWRKLEKKYLPHKNYEGCDFLERGTWWFKQGHIFKNPFYYIDYTLAQICSLQFWKKIRENKDETWNDYLNICKVGGRKSFLEIVEIGNLKSPFEDGCVESVINNIQDWLNSVDDTRL
- a CDS encoding NAD(P)/FAD-dependent oxidoreductase, with the translated sequence MKEIYDLIILGGGPAGLSSGIYASRSKLNTLIIEKKKNGGSIVNTYDIENYPGAIDGETGISLISRMKNQCIEFGCKFVQDEIVSVELESKIKSLRGKCFQYKCKSLIIATGSKPKELNIDNEKEFIGKGISYCSICDGHLFESLDIVLIGSGESAAKEGLYLTKYANKVNIVSRSNDLKCSKLMKEKLDNNIKINMFFNKIVSELNGDGILEKIVFKDINTNEYIEFEAKEEDGVIGLFIFIGLNPETKIFEGILNIDDNGYIVTDESMKTNIQGVFAAGDCRYKKLRQVVTATSDGAIASMSAEEYIKEIFV
- the trxA gene encoding thioredoxin TrxA; the protein is MVTVDKNTFENEVLSYKGTVVVEFWSQMCEPCKELLPVIEKLDEKYGHRIKFCEIDTKKATRLAIKEKIIGLPAIAVYQNGEKIDEIIKEKATKENIEEMIKKYI
- a CDS encoding xanthine phosphoribosyltransferase; the protein is MKLLQEKILNEGSISGKDILKVDSFLNHQLDVAFLNEIGKEFKNRFEDKKIDKILTIEASGIAIASIASQHFGNVPVVFAKKVESKNLDKDVYETKVYSFTKGKEYSVKVSKRYLNEGENILVIDDFLANGRAALGLKDLVEQANANLAGIGIVIEKGFQEGRDLLEEAGVNLQSLAIIDSIEDGTIKFR
- the fsa gene encoding fructose-6-phosphate aldolase encodes the protein MKFFIDTANVEEIKQANELGVICGVTTNPSLIVKEGRDFIEVIKEISSIVDGPISAEVISLDHEGMVKEAEKLCKIHKNIVIKIPMTEEGLKAVNILSKKGIKTNVTLIFSAAQALLASRAGATYVSPFVGRLDDIGKDGIELIAEIAEIFDVNAIETEIIVASVRNPIHVLQAAKIGAHIATVPFKVIKQMLLHPLTDKGIAQFMKDWEGSELKL
- a CDS encoding response regulator transcription factor; this encodes MHNILIVDDDKEIVDSISIYLKNEGYNIFKAYDGMQALDTIMNEEIHLILMDIMMPKLDGINATVKIREEKNIPIILVSAKSEDTDKIIGLNIGADDYITKPFNLLELVARVKSNLRRYINLGNYTSENTFSKEVIKSGGLELNIYTKEVRVDGEMIKVTPIEYKILELLLSNKGRVFSIDEIYERVWKEESFNVENTVAVHVRRIREKIEINPREPKYLKVVWGVGYKIEKL
- a CDS encoding histidine kinase dimerization/phospho-acceptor domain-containing protein, with the translated sequence MKKNKNIKCTFLMIAIISLSLLITSAIIVSRAGDNSLRTSYINKDEWSFIETDFYKSYRFDEIILPNILKAIEVELYGENDESNDIYYYTKEDLSNIKYIGVDKNTGKYITNTSYNNIKDFEKNIDGYVNISFNKTEDTYIKEVGNKENKINTNYYYGYIPDINKNMELCLSIPKNLENTGVVYSEYDYYNTEIKVIKAYVFVAILSAIVFIASTILYKFTKGEAIKKDSKILKLYNKIPVEVLIIVLLFLLCGMWDWSSYGYMDTFVVFLLEFSTFIWIISIVLFIKKIKYLDHKIEIIKSSILLTSILRIRETIAESLKASKKILLIKRIFFIGVCCIAMNILSYILFGGLSLIVSCLIIAGFTSYILKRLAYLSEIIEGAEKIKSGNLDYKIPVRSNDNFTALAENINNIGQGLEKSIEGALKSERMKAELITNVSHDLKTPLTSIINYVQLIKKDDNIEPEYIKDYIKVLDLKSRRLKILIEDLFEASKASSGNIELNMEKIELRQLLRQCIGEMEEKLLETRLEIKLNMPDNNVYIYADGRRMFRVLENLLSNIIKYSLNGTRVYIDLSVNDGKVLLIMKNISSYELNFDPVEIMERFKRADKSRNTEGSGLGLAIAKDLVSLQGGIFNIEIDGDLFKSILEFNEMN
- a CDS encoding helix-turn-helix domain-containing protein; translation: MNFEYILLKDFYDCCNVPIKLISSEFEDICKVGYTDYFDRIYPFDKINLEIKKNEDKVINLHLSLSNDINYKIVDMSRYNKKAGYFIIGPFRTNILTNLINQDITYRPLNCSNYLCNLILNIYEDKLKQSTPNPIMSPYIRKAIGYVHSNYKNDISIDSICEELEINKCYFCSLFKKYTGNTFSYFLNNFRVEKSKELLSNTNLSLLEVAFSVGFNNQTYFSIIFKKFTKQTPSQYRASAILSK